The genomic interval AACTACCCGCCCGACGAGTTCGGCGATCCCGACGCGGTCACCGAGTCGCTGGCCGAGCCGCCGCTGCGAGACGCCAAAACCATCGCCACGGCAGCCGAATTCGGTGCCGAGGAAGCCACTCCGGCGCCGAAGCCGCGCAAGCGGGTGGCACCCAAGGTCGCCGACCAAACCCCGCCGCCACCGCCGAAGGAACCCGATTTCGTACCGGAGCGGGTCATCGAGGGCGACTACACGCTGCCGCCGCTCAACCTGCTCACCGACGGCGATCCGCCCAAGAAGCGCAGTGCCGCCAATGAATCGATGATCGAGGCGATCACCGAGGTGCTGGTGCAGTTCAAGATCGACGCCGCGGTCACCGGCTTCGTGCGCGGCCCGACGGTCACGCGTTACGAGGTCGAGCTCGGGCCCGGCGTCAAGGTCGAGAAGATCACCGCGCTGGCCCGCAATATCGCCTATGCCGTGGCGACGGAGAACGTCCGGCTGCTCGCGCCGATCCCGGGCAAGTCCGCTGTCGGCATCGAGGTGCCCAACTCCGATCGTGAGCTGGTTCGCCTCGCCGACGTCCTCAAGGCTCCCTCCACCCGAAACGACCACCACCCCTTGGTGATCGGCCTCGGCAAGAACATCGAGGGCGATTTCGTCTCGGCCAATCTGGCGAAGATGCCGCACCTGCTGGTCGCAGGTTCCACCGGTTCCGGTAAGTCGAGTTTCGTGAACTCGATGCTGGTGTCGCTGTTGCAGCGCGCCACACCCGACGAGGTCCGGATGATCCTGATCGACCCGAAGATGGTGGAACTCACACCCTACGAGGGCATTCCGCACCTGATCACGCCCATCATCACCCAGCCGAAGAAGGCCGCCGCCGCGCTGGGCTGGCTGGTGGAGGAGATGGAGCAGCGTTATCAGGACATGCAGGCCAACAAGGTCCGCCACATCGACGACTTCAACAAGAAGGTGAAGTCCGGCGCGATCACGGCGCCGCTGGGCAGCGAACGCGTCTACCGCCCGTACCCGTACATCCTCGCCATCGTCGACGAACTCGCCGACCTCATGATGACCGCTCCGCGCGACGTCGAGGACGCCATCGTCCGCATCACCCAGAAGGCCCGCGCCGCGGGCATTCACCTGGTCCTGGCCACCCAGCGCCCCTCGGTCGACGTGGTCACCGGCCTGATCAAGACCAACGTCCCGTCCCGCCTGGCCTTCGCCACCTCGTCCCTGACCGACTCGCGCGTCATCCTGGACCAGCCGGGCGCCGAAAAGCTCATCGGCATGGGCGACGGCCTCTTCCTGCCCATGGGGGCCGGCAAACCCACCCGCCTGCAGGGCGCGTTCATCAGCGACGAAGAAATCCACGCCGTCGTCGATTTCGCCAAGAACCAGGCCGAACCCGACTACCAGGAGGGCATCACCGCCGCCAAGGCCGGCGAGAAGAAGGACGTAGACGCCGACATCGGCGAGGACCTCGACATCCTCCTGCAAGCCGTGGAACTCGTCGTCACCTCCCAATTCGGTTCCACCTCCATGCTGCAACGCAAACTCCGCGTCGGCTTCGCCAAAGCCGGCCGCCTCATGGACCTCATGGAAACCCGCGGCGTAGTAGGCCCCAGCGAAGGCTCCAAGGCCCGCGATGTCCTGGTCAAACCGGACGAACTCGACGGGCTCCTGCTGTCCATCCGCGGCGGCGACGCGGGCGCGGAGAGCGACGGCAATTAGCGGTCCGGCCGGAACTGGTTGCCAGCAACCGGTTCCGGCCGGAACTCTCGTCAACGGGAGGTCTACTTCAAGGCGACCCGCGCGCCGCCGGAGAACGACGAGTCGTGGAACTCGATGGCGGTCGGCACCGAACCCTTCGGCACATCGAAGGCGATTATCGCATCGACCTGATTGCCCGGGTTGATATCCGCGGAGAGATCCTTGTTGAGGTTCAACTCGGCCATGGTGTCGTTGGTGTACTCACGGCCCTGCTCGTCGAGCAGTATTTGGTTCACGCCGGAGAAATTTCGGGCTTCGTTCCCGATATTGCGAATGGTCACGTGAACGAGCAGGTATTCGCCTTGGGCATTCTTCTCCCAGAATTCACCGGCGCCGACCGTCGGTACCGGTGGATCGACAGCGGTCACAACGAAGGCGAATTGGCCGTCTCGTACTTCCGATCCGACCGGTGCGGTACTGCTCTGTGTCTTGGTGTCATCAGCCACCTCGTTAGCGACAAGTGCGAGACAACCGGCGAACAGGAGGCCGAGGACCGCGAAGCTGCCGAGCAGCACCCATGGCCAAATTCGTCGCTTACGTGGCGGGGGAGGCGGTGACTGGCCGTATGCGGGTGGCTGGCCGGGAAAGGGCTGTTGTGGTTGTTGCTGTGACCTGCTCATCGAACATTCCCCTGGTAATCAGCGAGAAAGGCATTCTCGAAGAGGTCGGAGCAGCGGATGCTGGGCCGATGCCAGTTTCATAGCTGAAAAGTATGAATGTGTTACAGATCACAATCTGGTCTCCAGGCCGACTGGTGAAGGACCGAGCCGGGCCTAGCTGGCGAACCTCGGGGGGAGTCGTGGCTGGAGTGCCAGGGCTCGAACCTGGACCGACGGAACCAAAATCCGCCGTGCTGCCGCTTACACCACACTCCAGTGCGCCTGAGGGGACTCGAACCTCCAACGAGCCCTGCTTCGTAGACAGGCGCTCTTCCGCTCGAGCTACAGACGCGGACCCGCGCGGACACGGGGTTGTTCCCTCGACGAGATTCGAACTCGCAACAACCGGCTCCTAATGCCGGCGCCTCTGCCAATTGGGCTACGAGGGAGCACGGATGGAGGGATTCGAACCCCCAACGAACAGTTTTGGAGACTGCCGCTCTTCCCGTTGAGCTACATCCGTATGGAAACAAACTGGGTAGGTACGAAAAAAGGGTCACTCCTGGCGGTAGCGCCGGAGTGACCCTCGCAGGTCTGGATGTTGCTAGACCTCAGGGGCGGCTCCGGGTACGCGCGAGGCGGGCCTGGCGGCTGGCCGATAGACCGGCGAACCCACGCCAGGCGCCATCGAGCGGCTGTTGCCGCTGTCGCATGGTCTGCCGGATCATGGTGTCGCCCTTCCGGGTTGGCCGTCATCGAAGTTGTCGGCTATGACGCTAACACCCCAAATCGGTACGTGGAAGCCATTTTCCGGCGAGCCGTCTCAGATGTCCGGTCGGGTTTGCTGGCGAGGTTTGCTGGCTGTCCCGCCTACCTGCGGCGATGTGGAATTATGGATAGCAAATATCCCGCTAGCGGACAGAAATGGACAAATCGGGCAATATGGACACCATGAGATTCCCAGCCGATCGGGCCGACATATGCATGTGACCACCTTGACCTGGGCGATCACCGTGCTGGTGATCCTCGGGCTCTTCGTCTTCGACTTCTACGCTCACGTCCGCACCCCGCACGAGCCGACCTTCCGCGAATCCGCCTTCTGGTCGTCGGTGTACATCGGAATCGCCCTGCTTTTCGGTGGCCTGGTGGCCTGGCGCTGGGGCGGCACCTACGCCGGCGAGTACTACGCGGGCTTCGTCACCGAGAAAGCGCTCTCGGTGGACAACCTGTTCATCTTCCTCATCATCATGAGCACCTTCGCGGTGCCTCGGATGTACCAGCAGAAGGTGCTGCTCATCGGCATCGTGCTGGCATTGGTCATGCGCGGCGTCTTCATCGCCGTGGGCGCGGCCGCGATCAGCGCCTGGAGCTGGGTGTTCTACCTGTTCGGCGCGTTCCTCATCTACACCGCGGTGAAACTGCTGAAGGAAAGCGGGCACGAGGAGGAGGTCGAGGAGAAACGCGACAGCCGCATCGTCGCCCTCGCCAAGAAGATCCTGCCGACCACCCAGGAGTACGACGGCGACAAGCTGGTCACTCGCATCGACGGCCACCGCGCGGTGACGCCGCTGTTCCTTGCTCTGCTGGCCATCGGTTTCGCCGACCTGCTGTTCGCGCTGGACTCGATTCCCGCGATCTACGGTCTGACCGAGCAGCCGTACCTGGTGTTCACGGCCAACGCGTTTGCCCTGATGGGCTTGCGTCAGCTGTACTTCCTCATCGGCGGACTACTGGACCGCCTGGTTTATTTGTCCTACGGTCTGGCCGCGATCCTCGCGTTCATCGGTGTGAAGCTGGTGCTGCACGCGCTGCACGAGAACACCCTGTCGTTCATCAACGGCGGCGAGCCCGTCAGCGTCCCGGAGATCACCACCCCGGTCTCGCTCAGCGTGATCATCGGCATCCTGGCCGTGGCGACCGTCGCCAGCCTGGCCAAGACGCGCGGCACGGTCAAGCAGGACTAGCAGTACACAAAACCCGCACACCTTTCGAGAGCCCGAAAGGTGTGCGGGTTTTTCGCGTCAGGCGCTGAAAGTCTCGCCGATGGTGGGCGTCCACTCGACCACGCGAATGTCCTCGACCAGGTTTTCGCGGGCGAACGGATCCTGGCCCAGCAGGTCCTTCAGCGCGGTTTCGCTCTCGGCGCGGAAGAGCAGCAGTGCGCCGGAGCCGTCACCGTAGGGTCCGCTGCTGAGCATCACGCCCGCATCGGCCTGATCCGCGAGCCAGGCCCGATGCTCCGGCCGGTACTCGTCGCGGCCGGGGACGGTGGCCTCGGAGTAGGTGTAGTGGACGGCGAAGGTCGGCACAGCGAAATCTCTTTCTCTCAAAGGGTCAGCAACATGCGAGTGTTGCCGAGCGTGTTCGGTTTGACGTAGCTGAGGTCGAGGAACTCGGCGACACCGGTGTCGTAGGACCGGCACATTTCGGCGAACACCTCGGCGGTCACCGGAGTTCCGTCGATCTCGGTGAAACCGTGCCGGGTGAAGAAATCCACCTCGAAGGTGAGGACGAACAGCCGGCGGAGTTCCAATTGCCGGGCCACCGAGATGAGCCGTTCCACGATCAGTCTCCCGACGCCGTGCCCCTTGACGTCGGGGTGCACCGCCACCGTGCGCACCTCGCCCAAATCGGCCCACAGCACATGCAGCGCGCCGCAGCCGACGACCTGGCCACCGAGGTCGGCGACCCAGAACTCCTGCACCGCTTCGTACAGCGTGACCAGGTTCTTTTCCAGCAGTATCTTGCCGGCGTACACATCGACGAGGCGCTTGATCTCGGGGACGTCGGAGGTTCGCGCGCGTCGCACCACCGGCGTGGAAGACTGCGCATCCATCGATGCGCCCGGATAGGCGTCGCTGGTCGAACCACCCTGTGGTCCCCGAGAGGTCATGGGGTGCACAGTAGTCGGATCGGTTACCGATAGGCTTAACGTGTGCCGCACATCCCCTCGCTCCGCTCGCCTCGCGCTGCCCGCGTGCGGTCGGTGGCGCTGCTCGTTGTCGAGGCGGGGGTATGAGCGTGCAGCCGGAAGAAATCGAACAGTCGTTGGCTGAGCCGGTCCGGTCGGGATTCGTGCCGGTGCACGCCGAACCGAACGTGCCGCTGATGAACATCGCGAACGTGCTGACCATGTTCCGGATCGCGATCGTCCCGGTCTTCGTGCTGGCCCTGTTCGCCGGTGACGGTCACGAGGCCGGTTGGCGGATCGTCGCGGCCGCGCTGTTCGGCATTGCCGCTATCACCGATCGTTTCGACGGGCAACTGGCACGCAAATACGGCTTGGTGACCGATTTCGGCAAGCTCGCCGACCCCATCGCGGACAAGGCGCTGATCGGCTCGGCGCTGATCGGGTTGTCCGCTCTCGGTGATCTCCCGTGGTGGATCACCCTGGTCATCTGCGGCCGGGAGATCGGCGTCACACTGCTGCGGCTCGTGGTCGTGCGGCGCGGGGTCATCCCGGCGGGCCGCGGCGGCAAGTTGAAGACGCTGGTCCAGTCCCTGGCGATCGCGGTTTTGCTGTTGCCGCTGGCGGGCGGATTCGTCACCGCCGGCATGGCTCTGATGTATCTGGCGCTCGCCCTGACGGTGCTCACCGGACTCGACTACGTGGGCCAGGCCGCCCGGCTGTGGTTCGCGGGAGCGCACGGCACCAGATGAGTTCGGATCCGCTGTCCTCCGGTGCACCGACCGCCGAGCTGGTGCGGGCGCTGGCTACCCGCGGGCAGACGGTCGCCACCGCCGAATCCCTCACCGCCGGCTTGCTTTCGGCCGCCATCGCCGGAATTCCGGGAGCGAGCGCGGTGCTGCGCGGCGGTTTCGTCGTCTACGCGACCGATCTGAAACACCGCCTTACCGGGGTGAGCGAGGACCTCCTGTCGACCGTGGGCCCGGTCGCGGCCGCCACCGCGGAGCAACTCGCGGTCGGCGCCCGAACCAGGTGCGATGCGACCTGGGGTTGTGGTCTCACCGGCGTCGCCGGACCCGATTCCCAGGACGGGCACCCGGTCGGCACGGTGTTTCTCGGGGTGTCCAGCCCCTGGCATACCGAGGTGATCCGGTTGCAACTCCCCGGCGACCGGTGGACTATCAGGATTGCCGCGACCCACATCGCGGTGCGGGAATTGCTTCGGTGTGTCCGAGCTGAGCCGGCCGGGTAACCGATGGGTTCACCACGGCGGGAACTCATCGGGCCGCGTCCGACGTTGTGCCAGAGAGAACGGGTGCGCGTCCGGCGCCGGAGTTGCCGTGCGGGTCCGTTGGAGCGTGGATCGGGCGATTGCCCGGTTCGCGCATACTGGGAGCGAAGGAGAACGTGATGACGCTGCTTCGAGAGGCGATCGGGGACAGTCTGCGGCGTGCACGCCTCGCCCAGCACCGGACCCTGCGCGAAGTGTCCACTTCAGCCCGGGTCAGCTTGGGGTATCTGTCCGAGGTCGAGCGGGGTCGTAAAGAGGCCTCCAGTGAGCTGCTCGCCGCCATCTGCGCGGCGCTGGACGTGCCGTTGTCGCGGGTGCTGTGGGATGTGAGCACGATCATGGCGGGTGCGGACGGTATCCCCGTCCCGGCCGAGACCGTGCCCGCGAACGAGGAGCGCACCGCGACGGCCGAGCCCGCCGCCGCACCGGCGGGTGACACCGCCGCCGAGCCCGCTACCGCCACCATGTCCGTGGCCGGCGCGCGTGGTTCGCGCATCGCCGAGGACACCCGGATCGTCATTCCGGCCCCCAAGTCGGACATGCTGATCCTGGTGAAGAGCAACTAACTGAGAAGTTCTGGTGGACAATGGCGCCGCGCTGGGGCCCGGCGTCCGGAACGGATAGATTTTCACTGAGACAGGTGGCTCGCTCGGGCCGGGTTCGCCCGGTCCGAGCGCCGCATGGTGGAGGATAGGCACAGACGGGTGCGTGACGGTCGCGCACCGACTACCGCGGGCAGCGGTAGGAGCACATGGAGGCGGGATCAATCGATGGCTAATCCGTTCGCAAAGGCCTGGAAATACCTGATGGCCCTCTTCGATTCGAAGATCGAGGAGCACGCGGATCCGAAGGTGCAGATCCAGCAGGCTATCGAGGAAGCCCAGCGCCAGCATCAGGCCCTCTCGCAGCAGGCCGCGTCGGTCATCGGCAACCAGCGTCAGCTGGAGATGAAGCTGAATCGGCAGCTGGATGAGGTCGAGAAGCTCAACGCCAACGCCCGGCAGGCGGTCATGCTCGCCGATCAGGCGACCAACGCGGGCGACACCGAGAAGGCGATCCAATACACCAATGCCGCCGAGGCTTTCGCTGCCCAGCTGGTGACCGCCGAGCAGTCGGTGGAAGATCTGAAGGTGCTGCACGACCAGTCGCTGCAGGCCGCCGCGCAGGCCAAGAAGGCCGTCGAGCAGAACGCGATGATGTTGCAGCAGAAGGTCGCCGAGCGCACCAAGCTGCTCAGCCAGCTCGAGCAGGCCAAGATGCAGGAGCAGGTCAGCGCCTCGCTGCAGCAGATGGATTCGACCTTGTCCGCGCCCGGCAACACTCCCAGTCTCGATGCCGTCCGCGACAAGATCGAGCGTCGCTACGCGAACGCGCTGGGTTCGGCCGAGCTCGCGCAGAACTCGGTGCAGGGCCGGATGATGGAGGTCCAGCAGGCCAGCGTCCAGATGGCGGGCCACAACAAGCTGGAGCAGATCCGTGCCTCCATGCGCGGTGAGTCGCTGACCCCCGGCGGCCAGCAGCAGGCCATCAATCCGGCGCAGCCGCAACCCGCGCAGACCGACGCGCGGTTCGAAAAGGGCCAGGCGTAGGCATCGGCCCGACGCGTTGGGGATTCTTCGATGAAGGTTGTGCCGGGGACACCATGAGCCGCAAGCAAACACACCAGCAGTCCGGTCAGCGGCTGCCCGTCGTGCCGCCGGGTTTCGGTGCGCCACCGTCGAATCTGCCCGAATCCCTGCGTGAGGCCGGTGAGACCGCGCTGACAGCGGTCCGTAAGTGGGCCGATCCCCGGGAACGGGAACTGCGCAAACGCCGTCGTGCGCGCAGAGCCAGTTTCCAGCTCGGTACGGCCTCCGGGCTGACCACCGCGGGAGCCATCGGCCTGGCGGTGCTCTCGGCGCCGGTCGGCGCCGTGGTCTTCCTGGGCGGGGTCGCGGTGGCACTGGTCACCGGCGCCGCCTACACCACCCGCCGTTACCTGCGGCTGCGCGGCGCCCCGCTGCCGCTGGCCGCCTACGTCCCCCGCAAGCAGCCGCCGCTCGGTTCGGCCGCCCGCCCGGCGATCGCGCGCCTGGTGCAGGCCGAGCGGGCGATGCACGGGCTGACGGCCGCGATCGGCCGTTCGCACCGCTTGCCGCAAGACGAATTCACCGAAATGGTCGAGACGGCCGCTTCCGGGGCCGAGGCTTTGCACGCGCTGGCCGTCGACATCGTGCAGATGGAACGCGCGCTGCTCGCCGTCGGCTCGGCGGCCGCGAATGCCCTGCGCGGCAACGTGCAGTTCGCGGTGTCGCGTCTGGAGGCCGGTGTCGCGGAGTACGAACAGGTGGTCGCGGCCGCCGGCGGCGTGCTCGCGGTGCCCGAAACCCTCGTTGTGGCACATCAATTCGACACCATCGTGGCCGATCTGCGGCATGCCGCCGACCGGCTCGACGGGTGGGCGCAGGCACTCACCGAAGTGGCCGACAAGCCGTTGAACGCCGGTATCTTCCCCGGGCAGCAGCAGTGGAACGATCCCACCGTGCGGATGGAGCGCCCACCGGGCCTGTCCTGATTGTGAATTCGCATACCCCCGCGGCGTGTCCGCTCGTCGAAGCTCCAAGGTTTCACCGAGCGGGTGGGTTCAGCCGGCCCAGGCGCATATCGTTCGGTCGTGGTTGGTTCGAATCAGCGGTGGCCGGGGCAGTTACCGGCGGAAACGCTCCCGGATCGGCGGCGCGGCACCGTGCGCGCCGGAATGATCGCGGGCTGCCTGCTGACAGTCACCTTCGGCTTGGTGGCGCTGGCTGTCGCCGTTGTCGCCGAAACCGGAGCCGCGCCGGTCGCGCTCGTTGATCAGGAGCCGCTGCCCGCGCTGGGAATTGTCGGCTACGAGGTCAGCGCTTCCACCGGCACGGCGCACAGCGTCGCCTACGTCGGCGGCGACAATCTGCTGCGCACCGAGGTTTCCACGCCGCTGCCGTGGAAGAAGCGCGTCACCAGCCCGACTCTGGCGCTGGCACTCAACGCTCAGCGCAACGGTATCGGTGACATCACCTGCCGGATCACCGTCAACGGGCGCACTGTCGCCGAACAGACCGCCACCGGGTTGTACGCGGTGGTGAACTGCACCGCCGCCGTCCCCTGATCCGCCCCTGACAGTAGGGTCGCTGGACTGGGGGAGCACCCTGAACTTTCCCCGATATCGGTGCTGACCTGGTGATTTCCCGGCCCGGAGCTGACAGAGTCGAAGGAGCGGATCGTTGGATGACGGTTCCGGAGACTTACGGAGGCAGTAATGCTGTGGAAGATCATCGGTGTGGTCGCGCTCGTCTGGATCGCGTTCATGATTGTCGGTGCGTTGCTCGAGGGTCTGTTCCCGATCCTGATGATCAGCGCCATCGTGTTCGGCCTGTACCTGCTGTACAAGGCGGTCGTCGGGTCGGACGAGAAGACCACCATCAACAAGGTCTGAACGCCGGGCCGGCGGTCTGCTTGAATGGATTCTCGTGGAGCAGATTCCCGAGGACTGGCAGCGCGGGCTCGTCATCGTCGCGCACCCCGACGACATCGAATACGGCGCCGCCGCCGCGGTAGCGCGCTGGACCGGCCAGGGCAAGGACATTCGCTACGTCCTGGTCACCAGCGGTGAGGCCGGGATGGCCGGGGTGCCGCCCGCCGAGGCGGGGCCGCTGCGGGAAGCCGAGGAGATCGCGGCGGCAAAAGCGGTCGGGGTGCATCAGGTCGAGTTCCTCGGCCACCCTGACGGCCGCATCCAGGAGAATCTGGAATTGCGCCGCGACCTCGCCGCCGCGATCCGCCGCCACCAGCCGGAAATGGTGGTGCTGTTCAACTTCGGCGATACCTGGGCGCCCGGCTACGCCAACAGCGCCGACCACCGCGCCGTCGGCCGCGCCGGTCTGGACGCCGTCTCCGACGCGGGCAACGAGTGGATCTTCCCCGAACTGGCGGACCAGCCCCCGTGGTCGGTCCGCTGGGCGGCCGTCGCTGGGCCGAAAGCCACCCATGCGGTCGATGTCAGCGCCCACCTGGACCAGGCCTTCGCCTCCCTCGTCGAGCACCGCCGTTATCTGGAGGTGCTGAGCGATGAACCGGTTGAAGACCAGGTCCGCCTCATCGTCGAGCAAGCGACGGGCCCGCTGGAAGGGTTCCCGGCCGAGCATGCGGTCGGATTCGAGTTGTACTACTTCGCGGGCTGAGCCGCGCGGCTCGCTGAGTGGCCCATCGCCGGGAACGGCGCGTGCCCACGCTGGGAACGCCGCGTGCCCCATCGCGGGGATGCCGCGTGCCCATCGCCGGGAACGGTGCGTTGTTCGCCTCGACGTACGGCGTCGTTCGCTAATTGTGCGGGTGTGGCAGGCTGAGCCCATGCGTGTAGCCGTAGTCGCCGGGCCCGATCCCGGACATGCGTTTCCGGCGTTGGCGCTGTGTGAGCGGTTCCTGGCCGCGGGTGACGAGCCGGTGCTGTTCACCGGGCCACGGTGGTTCGGGGCCGCGAAGGACGCGGGGATCCCGGTGCGCAAGCTCAAAGGGCTCGCGCCGCGCGCCGGTGAGAACGACGGTGACGCCGGGCGGCGCATTCATGAACGCGCCGCGCACATTTCGACCGAAATCATGCCCGACCTGAGTGCGATGCTGCCGGAGCTGGTGGTGTCGGATGTGCTCACCGCGGGCGGTGGCATGGCGGCGGAGCGGTTGCGTGTGCCCTGGGTGGAACTGTCCCCGCATCCGCTGTACCTGCCCTCGAAAGCGTTGCCGCCGATCGGAAGTGGGCTCGCGGTCGGCGAGGGCCTGCGCGGCAGATTACGCGACAACGTGCTGCGCGCCCTCACTTCCCGTGCCGTCTCCAAAGGCTTGCGGCAGCGCGAAAAGGCAAGGGAGAGTGTCGGTTTGCCCGCCACCGACCCCGGTCCCGCGCTGCGCCTGCTCGCCACCCTGCCCGCGCTCGAGGTGCCGCGACCGGACTGGCCGGACAACGCTCACGTCATCGGCCCGCTGCTCTGGGAACCCACCAGGGAAGTCCTGACGCCGCCGCCGGGCGACGGGCCGCTGGTGATGGTCGCGCCCTCCACCGCCCACACCGGCGTCGCGGGCATGGTCGACGTGGTGCTGGAAGCGTTGGCCGGAACCGGTGTCCGCGTAGCCATTTCGATGCTGGACGCGCCGCCCGCCGACCTCCCGTCCTGGGCCACGGCCGGCCTCGGCCGCCAAGACGAACTCCTCGGCCACGCCGCCGTCTGCATCGGCGGCGGCGGCCACGGCCTTCTCGCCAAATCCCTCCTGGCCGGTGTCCCCATCGTCACCGTCCCCGGCGGTGGCGACCAATGGGAACTCGCCAACCGCGCCGCCCGCCAAGGCAGCTCTATCCTCATCCGCCCCCTGAGCGCGGACGCGATCCGCACCGCCGTCCAATCCATGCTCGAACGTCCGCACTACACCGCCGCCGCCGAAGCCGCCTCCATGACCCTCGCCGACGTCACCGACCCCATCAAGCTGTGCCACCAGGTTCTGGACAACGCGTTGTTTAAGTAGCTCGGCGTCAGGCGGTCACACATCCGCCACGCCTCCCGCCGTGCGACAGGGTGCACCGAAGGGTGATGGCCACGACCGTGATCACGGC from Nocardia goodfellowii carries:
- a CDS encoding FtsK/SpoIIIE family DNA translocase, which gives rise to MAGKSRNTATPRSRAGTGREPQQPGAARGRTTTSRSRSTTARSTAARTTQRRTGPTPRARANPPRRPPARTARAGSGTAPLAVFSRVVSGGWNMLANGLGATTRTLSRAGDIEHGHRRDGMALALIAVSAIVAAAVWLSAGGPVGRWVEEAIRWVSGSASAGLPFACAGLAVILMRTEPHPEIRPRLVLGGMLVGLPFLGLWHLAAGAPDDAHGRSRAAGFTGFVVGGPLTDGLTAWLSVPILLLAIIFGVLLLTGTTVREVPQRLREYFGTGSGGDEYGDYRGDHGDFDPADYDADGFPLHRGRSRRRGRTPAENYPPDEFGDPDAVTESLAEPPLRDAKTIATAAEFGAEEATPAPKPRKRVAPKVADQTPPPPPKEPDFVPERVIEGDYTLPPLNLLTDGDPPKKRSAANESMIEAITEVLVQFKIDAAVTGFVRGPTVTRYEVELGPGVKVEKITALARNIAYAVATENVRLLAPIPGKSAVGIEVPNSDRELVRLADVLKAPSTRNDHHPLVIGLGKNIEGDFVSANLAKMPHLLVAGSTGSGKSSFVNSMLVSLLQRATPDEVRMILIDPKMVELTPYEGIPHLITPIITQPKKAAAALGWLVEEMEQRYQDMQANKVRHIDDFNKKVKSGAITAPLGSERVYRPYPYILAIVDELADLMMTAPRDVEDAIVRITQKARAAGIHLVLATQRPSVDVVTGLIKTNVPSRLAFATSSLTDSRVILDQPGAEKLIGMGDGLFLPMGAGKPTRLQGAFISDEEIHAVVDFAKNQAEPDYQEGITAAKAGEKKDVDADIGEDLDILLQAVELVVTSQFGSTSMLQRKLRVGFAKAGRLMDLMETRGVVGPSEGSKARDVLVKPDELDGLLLSIRGGDAGAESDGN
- a CDS encoding DUF4352 domain-containing protein → MADDTKTQSSTAPVGSEVRDGQFAFVVTAVDPPVPTVGAGEFWEKNAQGEYLLVHVTIRNIGNEARNFSGVNQILLDEQGREYTNDTMAELNLNKDLSADINPGNQVDAIIAFDVPKGSVPTAIEFHDSSFSGGARVALK
- a CDS encoding TerC family protein, giving the protein MHVTTLTWAITVLVILGLFVFDFYAHVRTPHEPTFRESAFWSSVYIGIALLFGGLVAWRWGGTYAGEYYAGFVTEKALSVDNLFIFLIIMSTFAVPRMYQQKVLLIGIVLALVMRGVFIAVGAAAISAWSWVFYLFGAFLIYTAVKLLKESGHEEEVEEKRDSRIVALAKKILPTTQEYDGDKLVTRIDGHRAVTPLFLALLAIGFADLLFALDSIPAIYGLTEQPYLVFTANAFALMGLRQLYFLIGGLLDRLVYLSYGLAAILAFIGVKLVLHALHENTLSFINGGEPVSVPEITTPVSLSVIIGILAVATVASLAKTRGTVKQD
- a CDS encoding YciI family protein encodes the protein MPTFAVHYTYSEATVPGRDEYRPEHRAWLADQADAGVMLSSGPYGDGSGALLLFRAESETALKDLLGQDPFARENLVEDIRVVEWTPTIGETFSA
- a CDS encoding amino-acid N-acetyltransferase is translated as MDAQSSTPVVRRARTSDVPEIKRLVDVYAGKILLEKNLVTLYEAVQEFWVADLGGQVVGCGALHVLWADLGEVRTVAVHPDVKGHGVGRLIVERLISVARQLELRRLFVLTFEVDFFTRHGFTEIDGTPVTAEVFAEMCRSYDTGVAEFLDLSYVKPNTLGNTRMLLTL
- the pgsA gene encoding CDP-diacylglycerol--glycerol-3-phosphate 3-phosphatidyltransferase, whose product is MSVQPEEIEQSLAEPVRSGFVPVHAEPNVPLMNIANVLTMFRIAIVPVFVLALFAGDGHEAGWRIVAAALFGIAAITDRFDGQLARKYGLVTDFGKLADPIADKALIGSALIGLSALGDLPWWITLVICGREIGVTLLRLVVVRRGVIPAGRGGKLKTLVQSLAIAVLLLPLAGGFVTAGMALMYLALALTVLTGLDYVGQAARLWFAGAHGTR
- a CDS encoding CinA family protein, which produces MSSDPLSSGAPTAELVRALATRGQTVATAESLTAGLLSAAIAGIPGASAVLRGGFVVYATDLKHRLTGVSEDLLSTVGPVAAATAEQLAVGARTRCDATWGCGLTGVAGPDSQDGHPVGTVFLGVSSPWHTEVIRLQLPGDRWTIRIAATHIAVRELLRCVRAEPAG
- a CDS encoding helix-turn-helix domain-containing protein; this encodes MMTLLREAIGDSLRRARLAQHRTLREVSTSARVSLGYLSEVERGRKEASSELLAAICAALDVPLSRVLWDVSTIMAGADGIPVPAETVPANEERTATAEPAAAPAGDTAAEPATATMSVAGARGSRIAEDTRIVIPAPKSDMLILVKSN
- the pspA gene encoding phage shock protein PspA — its product is MANPFAKAWKYLMALFDSKIEEHADPKVQIQQAIEEAQRQHQALSQQAASVIGNQRQLEMKLNRQLDEVEKLNANARQAVMLADQATNAGDTEKAIQYTNAAEAFAAQLVTAEQSVEDLKVLHDQSLQAAAQAKKAVEQNAMMLQQKVAERTKLLSQLEQAKMQEQVSASLQQMDSTLSAPGNTPSLDAVRDKIERRYANALGSAELAQNSVQGRMMEVQQASVQMAGHNKLEQIRASMRGESLTPGGQQQAINPAQPQPAQTDARFEKGQA
- the pspM gene encoding phage shock envelope stress response protein PspM: MSRKQTHQQSGQRLPVVPPGFGAPPSNLPESLREAGETALTAVRKWADPRERELRKRRRARRASFQLGTASGLTTAGAIGLAVLSAPVGAVVFLGGVAVALVTGAAYTTRRYLRLRGAPLPLAAYVPRKQPPLGSAARPAIARLVQAERAMHGLTAAIGRSHRLPQDEFTEMVETAASGAEALHALAVDIVQMERALLAVGSAAANALRGNVQFAVSRLEAGVAEYEQVVAAAGGVLAVPETLVVAHQFDTIVADLRHAADRLDGWAQALTEVADKPLNAGIFPGQQQWNDPTVRMERPPGLS
- a CDS encoding MmpS family transport accessory protein is translated as MVGSNQRWPGQLPAETLPDRRRGTVRAGMIAGCLLTVTFGLVALAVAVVAETGAAPVALVDQEPLPALGIVGYEVSASTGTAHSVAYVGGDNLLRTEVSTPLPWKKRVTSPTLALALNAQRNGIGDITCRITVNGRTVAEQTATGLYAVVNCTAAVP
- a CDS encoding PIG-L deacetylase family protein is translated as MEQIPEDWQRGLVIVAHPDDIEYGAAAAVARWTGQGKDIRYVLVTSGEAGMAGVPPAEAGPLREAEEIAAAKAVGVHQVEFLGHPDGRIQENLELRRDLAAAIRRHQPEMVVLFNFGDTWAPGYANSADHRAVGRAGLDAVSDAGNEWIFPELADQPPWSVRWAAVAGPKATHAVDVSAHLDQAFASLVEHRRYLEVLSDEPVEDQVRLIVEQATGPLEGFPAEHAVGFELYYFAG